One Candidatus Saccharimonadia bacterium DNA window includes the following coding sequences:
- the groL gene encoding chaperonin GroEL (60 kDa chaperone family; promotes refolding of misfolded polypeptides especially under stressful conditions; forms two stacked rings of heptamers to form a barrel-shaped 14mer; ends can be capped by GroES; misfolded proteins enter the barrel where they are refolded when GroES binds), whose amino-acid sequence MAKKIFYDDDARGRVLAGARELYEAVRVTMGPKGRNVVIQKSYGGPQVTHDGVTVAKAVEIEENRQDEASLGKGVGAELIKTAASKTADNVGDGTTTSTVLAYHILNEANKLIAAGHNPMDLKKGLDEAAGTVLGEIAGMTEQIAGNREKVAQVATVSAGDAEIGELIADVIEAVGNDGTVTVEQSQTLGMEKEIVEGFKIERGYVSSYMVTDVARMEASYEKPLILVTDKKISSIQDILPLLEKIAQGGKKELVIIAEDVDGEALATLVLNRLKGVFNALAIKAPAFGDRRKAVLQDIAVLTGATVISEEQGFTFENATLDMLGGARKIIAGKDDTTIIEGYGDSKDVESRIAELRAQIEHATSEYVKENLEERLSALAGKVAVIKVGGATETAINEKKDRVDDAVAATKAAVAEGIVSGGGVTLVDLSKKLDVETTTVTSSAHAGQLILKNALVQPFKQLMLNAGLNAEEKLAKVLESQKAGEGFDVNAGGVMVNLKAKGIVDPAKVTREAVQNAVSIAGTAMTMGALIVDLPEAKSAPAGGGMPGGMGMGGMDY is encoded by the coding sequence ATGGCAAAGAAGATTTTTTATGACGATGATGCTCGCGGCCGGGTACTGGCTGGCGCGCGGGAATTGTATGAGGCTGTTCGGGTAACGATGGGGCCCAAGGGCCGCAACGTGGTGATTCAGAAGAGCTATGGCGGTCCGCAGGTGACGCATGACGGCGTGACGGTGGCCAAGGCGGTCGAGATTGAAGAGAACCGCCAAGACGAAGCGAGCTTGGGCAAGGGCGTGGGCGCCGAGCTCATCAAGACGGCTGCTTCCAAGACTGCCGACAATGTGGGTGACGGTACGACGACCTCCACGGTGCTCGCCTACCACATCTTGAACGAGGCCAACAAGCTGATCGCGGCCGGCCACAACCCAATGGACCTCAAGAAGGGCCTGGACGAGGCGGCGGGTACGGTGCTGGGCGAGATCGCTGGCATGACCGAGCAGATTGCTGGTAATCGCGAAAAGGTGGCTCAAGTGGCAACCGTTTCGGCGGGCGACGCCGAGATCGGTGAGTTGATCGCCGACGTGATCGAGGCCGTGGGCAACGACGGCACCGTGACGGTGGAGCAGAGCCAGACGCTGGGCATGGAGAAGGAGATCGTGGAAGGCTTCAAGATCGAGCGCGGCTATGTGAGCTCGTACATGGTGACCGATGTGGCGCGCATGGAAGCGAGCTACGAGAAGCCGTTGATTCTCGTGACCGACAAGAAGATTTCGAGCATTCAGGACATTTTGCCGCTGCTCGAGAAGATTGCGCAGGGTGGCAAGAAAGAACTCGTGATCATCGCGGAAGACGTCGATGGCGAGGCGCTGGCGACGCTTGTGCTCAACCGGCTCAAGGGCGTGTTTAACGCCCTGGCGATCAAGGCGCCGGCCTTTGGCGACCGCCGCAAGGCCGTGTTGCAAGATATCGCGGTGCTCACGGGTGCCACGGTGATCAGCGAGGAGCAGGGCTTCACGTTTGAGAATGCCACGCTCGATATGCTGGGCGGCGCGCGCAAGATCATTGCGGGTAAGGATGACACCACGATCATCGAGGGCTACGGTGACTCGAAGGATGTGGAGAGTCGCATCGCGGAGCTGCGGGCGCAGATTGAGCACGCCACGAGCGAGTACGTTAAAGAGAACCTCGAGGAGCGCTTGAGCGCCCTGGCTGGCAAAGTAGCCGTGATCAAGGTGGGCGGCGCGACCGAAACGGCTATCAACGAGAAGAAGGATCGCGTGGATGACGCGGTGGCGGCTACCAAAGCGGCTGTGGCCGAAGGCATCGTGTCGGGCGGCGGCGTGACGCTGGTGGATCTCTCGAAGAAGCTTGATGTGGAAACGACAACGGTGACGAGTTCGGCGCACGCCGGGCAGCTGATTCTGAAGAATGCTTTGGTGCAGCCGTTTAAGCAGCTGATGCTCAATGCCGGCCTGAACGCCGAAGAGAAGCTGGCCAAGGTGCTCGAAAGTCAGAAGGCTGGCGAGGGCTTTGACGTGAATGCCGGCGGCGTGATGGTGAACTTGAAGGCCAAGGGGATCGTGGACCCGGCCAAGGTGACCCGCGAAGCGGTTCAGAACGCGGTTTCGATTGCCGGAACGGCTATGACGATGGGTGCGCTCATCGTGGACCTGCCCGAAGCGAAGAGCGCTCCGGCCGGCG
- a CDS encoding co-chaperone GroES, which translates to MALQPLGDRIVAKTVEPEAKTASGILLPDQAKEKTQVAEVVAVGKDVKEVKVGDRIVHTEYGPNRFKQGTDELLIVKEEDVLAVVKG; encoded by the coding sequence ATGGCACTACAACCATTGGGCGACCGTATCGTAGCTAAGACAGTGGAGCCTGAGGCCAAAACGGCTTCTGGGATTTTGCTACCCGACCAGGCCAAGGAAAAAACTCAGGTGGCTGAAGTCGTGGCCGTGGGTAAGGATGTAAAGGAAGTGAAGGTGGGCGATCGGATCGTTCACACCGAGTACGGCCCGAACCGGTTCAAGCAGGGCACGGACGAACTATTGATCGTTAAAGAGGAAGATGTCCTCGCGGTTGTAAAGGGGTAA
- a CDS encoding helix-turn-helix transcriptional regulator: MPLIPMTIQEQVAEHVPFKRRMLRLTQAQLAATIGTSQTAIARLETGRGNPTADLIQRVITALDMDLTLYVRAKAPRPPAKPSA; the protein is encoded by the coding sequence ATGCCCCTCATCCCCATGACCATTCAGGAGCAAGTCGCAGAGCACGTACCCTTCAAGCGACGTATGCTCAGACTCACGCAGGCCCAGCTCGCAGCCACTATCGGCACTTCGCAAACCGCCATCGCCCGTCTTGAAACCGGACGCGGCAATCCCACCGCAGACCTCATTCAGCGCGTTATCACCGCCCTCGACATGGACCTCACGTTGTATGTACGGGCCAAGGCACCTAGGCCGCCAGCAAAGCCTTCAGCTTAG